TCGGTGCCTCCGTCGCCCGCCCCGGCGAGGAGACCTTGGCTGCAGCGGACCGTGCGGTGCGCGAGTGGCTGGCCGAGCAAGGCTTGGACGCACAGGGCCTGGTGCTGGAGAACGGCTCCGGCCTGTCGCGGCGCGAGCGCATCCGGCCCGAGCTGCTGGCTGCCGTGCTGGCCCGCGCCGCCCGTCTGCCGCTGGCGCCCGAGCTGCAGAGCGGCCTGCCCCTGGCCGGGGTGGACGGCACCCTGCGCCGCCGCCTCAAGGCCAGCCCGGCCGCGGGCCGCGCCCGCCTCAAGACCGGCAGCTTGAATGAAGCCGTGGCCCTGGCCGGCTATGTGCCCGACCGCCAGGGCCGCCCCTGGGTGCTGGTGGCCTTTGTCAACCACGAGCAGGCCGGCCGCCGCGGCCGGCCGGTGCTGGACGCCGTGGCGGATTGGGTGGCGCGGCAATCGCCGTGAACCGTCGGCGGCCTGAGGCCAGGCCTGGCCTGTTTCGTTTCGTGACCATGGCTGTGCGCTGACAGGCGGGAGTCCGCCCGGCTGTCAGCGGGCCGCAGGGCTGGGCGCGCTATGCTGGCGCCGCCCAGGATCAGGAGTTGTGCTTCCCCCATGTACCCGCCCGCCCAACGCAGGACTTGTCGATGCAAATGCTGATGACCATGTCAGGCCGTGCCTGCCTGGCGCTGCTGTTGGCCGGGCTGGCCGCCACGGGCGCCCGGGCCGCGGGCAAGGACAGCGGGGCCATGACGCCTCGCTTCTTTGTCACCGAGGCCTTTCCGCCCTACACCTTCATGCAGGCAGGCCAGGCCGCCGGGCCCATGGTGGATGTGCTGCAGGAGGTCTGCATCCAGCTGGGCTGGAGCTGCCGCATCGAGGTCTTGCCTTGGCGACGCGCCCTGGCCATGGCGGAGCGCGGCCAGGCCGATGGCTTGTTCACCCTGCTCGATACGCCGGAGCGACGCGAGCTGTTTCGCGCGTCTTCGCCGGTGCTCGATGGGCGTTACACCTTGTTTGCACGGGCTGGCCAGGCCTTCTCCTACACCGGTGCGGCCTCGCTGACCGGGCGGCAGATCGGCGTCTACGGCCCCTCGGGCAGCTCCATCAGCCTGCGCGCCCTGATCGACACCCTGCCCAGCGCCGACGCCGCCCAGCTGGTGCTGGAGCCCGACAACCTGACCGTGCTGCGCAAGCTGGTCAGCGGCCGCTACGGCGAGGACGGCCTGGCCTTCATGAATGAAAGTGTGGCCCTGTGGCTGCTGCGCGAGAACGGCCTGAACGGCCTGCAAGCCGCCGGCGTGGCCAAGCAGTTCAGCTACAGCTTCGGCCTCAGCCGCCAACGCATCAGCGAACGTGAGTTCCGCCGCTTCAACAAGGCCCTGGACGAGCTCTGCCGCCGCGGCCGCACGGCCGAGCTGATCCGGCCCTACGCCTTGCCGGCCTCACCCTGCGCCAAGTGAGCGTCGTATCGTTCAGCCATCGGCACATTGCGGACCTCCGCTGTCTTGATCGCTCTCGCTGCGGTGTCTCGTCCCGCCGCCGGGCTCATGGTTCGCGGGTCGGCTCGGGCGAGCCGACTCCCCTCGCTGCTCACTGCGCGGCTCAGCGGCGCCAATCTCCCTCCGTTCGCTGCGCTCACTGTGGTCAAACAGTGGCGCCGAGTCAGTTCTTGAAGCGCGCGGTTACGCGCGCCTGAGCCGCTCCGCTGCGCCCTCGGCCGCGCACAAATCGCCCGTCGGCGGGCCGAGCCACCTCCGGAGATGGCGTGTTCCACCGTGGATGAGGCAGATCGATCGCGATGCAAGCGCCCTGCAGCCCGTGCCGCTGCCGGGCGATTTGTGAAGGGCCGAGCAGCACAGCGCCTCGGGGCGCGCACGTACTCGTGCGCTTCAAGTTCTGACTTGGCGCTTCTGTCTGAATGAAGCGAACGCAGGGAGCGGAGTGAGTTATGCGCCAGCCCGGAGGTGCGAGCAGCGCAGGGAAGTCGGCCCGCCCGGGCCGACCCCGGAACCATGAGCCCGGTGGCGGCACGGGCTGCAGGGCCTCACGAGCAAAACCGTCGGCTGTTCTGTGACGAACCCGGACACTCTGTGCTGATTCGTCGCCGCTGTCCGCTTACTTGCGCTGCACGTTCTCGAAATCGACGCTGCCGTTCGGGGCCATGATGAAGCCGCTCACGTCGCGGCGCACGGGCATGTAAATGGCCGAGTGGGCCATGGTGATCCAGGGGCGCTCGCGCTTGAAGATCTCTTGCGCTTTCTCGTAGGCGGCCTGGCGCTTCTTGGCGTCGGGGGTGGCGCGGGCGGCGTCGATCAGGGCGTCGAACTCCTTGTTGCAGAACTTGATGCCGCTCTGGTTGGCGGCGCAGCTGAGATTGGGCGTCAGGAACTCATCCGCGTCGCCGGTCTCACCGCTCCAGCCGCTCATGTAGACGCTGTGCTCGCCCTGGTTGGCGCGCTTGAGGTACTCGCCCCACTCGTAGGTCTTGATATTGGCCTTGACGCCGATCTTGGCCCAGTCCTGCTGGATCAGCTGGGCCATCAGCTGGCCGTTGGGGTTGGTGGGCCGGGCCACGGGCAGGGCCCAGAGGTCCAGCTCCAGGCCCTTGGCATGGCCGGCCTTGGCCAGCAGCTCGCGGGCGCGGGCCGGGTTGTATTCGTTCTTGAGCTTGCTGTTGTAGCCGGGGATGGAGGGCGGGAACGCACTCACCGCCTGCAGCGCATCGCCGCGCGGGAACAAGGCCTTGAAGATGGCATTGCGGTCGATGGCGATGTCCAGGGCTTCGCGCACCTCGCGCTGGTCGGTGGGCGCCTTCTTCAGGTTGAAGGACAGGTAGGAGATGTTCAGCGCCTGGGTCTTCATGACCGTGATGTCGGGCTTGCCGTCGAGCGCGGCCAGGTCCACATCGCGCAGGGCCGCGGCCACCTGGCACTCGCCGGCCAGCAGCTTTTGCACCCGCACATTGGCCTCGCGGCTGATGCTGAAGACCAGGGCGCCGGCCTGCTTGTTGCCCCAGTACTCGGGGTGGGGCTCCATGCGCAGCACATCGTCCTTGGCGTAGGACTTGAAGCGATAGGGCCCGGTGCCGACCGGCTGGTTGTTGATCTGGTTGGCGCGGCCTTGCTTGAGCAGATGGGCGCCGTACTCGGCCGAATGGATGGAGGCCCAGACCATGGCCAGGTTGCTGGCGAAGCTGGCATTGGCCTGCTTGAGTCGGAAGCGCACGGTGTGGTCGTCCACCCGGTCCAGGCCCTCGACCATCTGCGCCAGGCCCATGTTCTGCGGGTAGACGAAGGTGGCCGGGAAGGCCTTGTTGAACGGGTGCTCGGGGTTCAGAAAACGGCCGAAGGTGAACAGCACATCGTCGGCGTTCATTGCCCGGCTGGGCGTGAAGCCCGGGGCCTTGTGGAACTGCACCCCGCGGCGCAGGGTCAGCGTCAGGGTCTTGGCGTCGGGCGACATCTGCCAGGCCGTGGCCAGTCTGGGCACCAGCTCGGTGCTGCCGCGCTTGAAGGCCAGCAGGCCCTGGAACATCTGCCGGTTGGCGTTGTTGGTGGTGGAGCTGTCCCAGAGGCCGGGGTCAAAGCCCTCGGGGCTGGCGTCGGCGCAGAAGATCAGCGGCTTGGCCGCCAGGGCCGGCACCGCCAGCAGGGCCGCAGCCAGGGCCAGGCTCAGCGGCGCGAGGCCGGCCAAACGGAGGGAGGCAGAGGGGCGAGAAAGTGGGGGGAAGGCAGGCGCGTTCATCGGTTGAGGCAATCAGGGTTGGCGGGAACTATAGACCGCTCGGCCTGAGCTCACCGGCCAGCGCGCGGTCTCAGCCCTGCCGCCACAGCACCACCGAGCCCGGCGCAAAGCCCTGCTCCTCCAGCTCATGAAAGCGCAGCGAGGCCTCGCGCTCCCAGATCGAGCGGGCGGCCAGCTGCGCCGCCACGCTGCGCCCATCGGGCGTTTGCACCAGCAGCAGGCTGCCGATGGCCGGCAGCTGATGCTCGCCGTCAAAAGCGCCCTCCAGCGCATACCAGGTTCGCGGCGGCTGCCCCTCGATCTGGACCTGGAAGCTCTCGGAGATGGTGAGTCGGTACATGGGCGAGGGTTGGCAGCGGCGTTGTGAGGGAGGTGAAAGGGAATTCTGCCTGTCGCGGGCAAGCCCTAGGGCGAAGCAGACGCGCCACCCAGACAATAGTTCGGCCAGCAAAGCTGCTGAGCGGCCAGGTGCGGCAGATGCCGTGCCGGCACAAGAACATGAGTACGGAAGGGGAGGCAGATGGGCCAGGTTTTGACTTCGTGGTGCTTGCGCGCGTGCGCGTTGCTGGCCGTGTGCGGGCTGTTCAGCGGCGGCAATCCAGCCCTGGCTCAGGCGCCCAAGGCGCCTCCGGCGGGTCAGGTGCTTCAGCAGCTGAGCGGACCAAGCCCATCATGGGTCAGCGAGGTCCAAGTCCCCAAGGGCAGTGCATCCGGTGCGGAGCAGTCTCGGCAGGGCATTCAGTACCTGCTCTCCGACGTGCAAGCGCGGGTGGATGGCAAGCAGCGCCAGATGTTCCGTCATTACGCATTGAAGGCCTTGAACGAGAAGGGCCTCGAGAGCGCCGCCAATCTGGAGATCCGCTTTGATCCCGCCTACGAGCAGCTGGTGGTGCACTCGGTTGCGGTTCATCGCCAGGGGCGTCGCCATGAGCGGCTTCCTGCGGTTGAGTGGCGGGTGGTTCAACGTGAAAAAGAGCTGGACTACCTGATCTACGACGGCAGCAAGACCGCACATGCCTTCCTGGACGATGTGCGTGTCGGCGATGTGGTCGAGTACGCCTACACCGTGAGCGGCAGCAACCCGGTGTTTGGCGATCGCTTCTTTGGCACTTTCGATTTGCAATGGGGCAGTCCCGTCCAGAGGCTGCATGCGCGCCTGCTCTGGCCGGCCGGTCGCCCCTTGAACCTGCGGCCCTTGAACGGCGCACCGGAACCTCGGCGTGTTCAGCGTGGTGATCAGCAGGAGCTGGTGTGGCACAAGGAGGGCCAAGAGGGCCTGCAGCTGAGCCCGGACTCACCGGCCTGGTACGACCCCTATGCCATGGTGCAATGGGGCGACTTTGGCAAGTGGTCGGACGTGGCCGCCTGGGCACTGCCCTTGTACAAGGTTCCAGAGCAACTGCCCGCTGGCTTGCGCGCCGAGGTGAAGCGCATCTCCGGCCTGGGGCTTGATGCCAAGACTCGCACGGCCGAGGCCTTGCGCTGGGTGCAACGAGAAGTGCGCTACCTGGGGGTGGAGGTGGGCGCCGGCTCCCATGCGCCCAATCCGCCCGAGCTCGTCTTCAAGCGCCGCTTTGGCGACTGCAAAGACAAGACGCTGCTCACCTTGACGCTCTTGCATCATCTGGGTGTGCCGGCTCGTGCCGCGCTGGTTCACACCCAGCAGAGGCAGGCATTGGCCCAGGTTCTGCCTCGACCGAGTGCCTTCAACCACGTCATCGTGCGTGCCGAGGTCGACGGCAAGACCTATTGGCTCGATCCCACGCGCAGCAGCCAGCCAGGGCCTTTGGACGACCTGGGCCAGTCCAGTTATGCACTGGCTCTGGTGGTCGACCCGTCCACGCAGGCCTTGACAGCCATGGAGTCGGGGCCAGCCATGTGGAGCAAGCGTCAGGTGAGCGTGCGCCTGGATGCGCGAGCCGGTTTGAATGAAGCCGCGCTCATGGAGGTGACAACCCAGGTGGAGGGCCTGAGCGCCGAGCAGATGCGCGCCAACCTGTCGGCTGAAAACGCCGCGGAACTTCAGCAGCGCTACCTCAACTACTACGCGCGCTACTACCCTGGCATCGTGGTGGACCGTCCCTTCGAAGTTCGCGACGAGCAGCCCGCCGTGAACAAGATCCAGGTGCTTGAGCGCTACCGGGTCAAGGACTTCTTTGCCCGCGTGGAGGCAGAAAAGCGCCTCGAAGCCTCATTGGAGGTGCCCGAGTTGCTGGCCCTGCTTCAGTCGCCGCGCGACACCATCCGCAATGCACCGCTGGCTTTGCCGCACCCGCAGGACATGCGCCACGAGGTGGAGTTGCTCCTGCCTGAATCCTGGACCTTCAAGAATGAAGTGAAGGAAGTTCGAGATCGCGCCTTTGAGTTGAGCCGCGAGATCCAGGGCGATGGGCAGCGGCTCTTGATTCGCGACCACTACCGCTCCTTGGCGGACCATGTGCCCGCCGATGCAACCGCGGCCTATGCGGCCAATGTCGAGAAGGCGCGCAAAATGCTGGGCTATGTGGTCTACAAGACCGACCCCGGCGCGAGTGCTGCAGGGGATCAGGTCTCCAGCGAATCGGCCGGGCTGAACCTGCCTGTGCTTTTGCTCGGTGGTTTGACGCTGGCTCTGTTGGTGCACCTTGCCTTGCGGCTGTACCGCTGGGACCCCGCCAGGAAGCCGGGGGACACCCTCAGCGCCGCGGGCGAGCCCTTGGGTGGGCTCTTGTGGCTGCTGGCCTTGGGCATTTTGATCCAAGGTGGCTATGTGGCCTATGGGGCTTGGAGCGCATGGCCGGCCTATGGCCTGCAGACCTGGCATATGTTCACCATGCCGGGCGGTGCCCGTTACCACCCGATGATGGCTCCCATGCTGCTGCTGGAAATGGTCGCACTGCTGGCCCAGGCGGTCGGATGGTGCTTGCTGGCTTTGCTGTTCTTCAAGCGCAGAGCCAGTGCTGTCCCCGTCTACCTGGGCTATATGTGGGCGGTCGTGTGCTTCGCGACCTTGGATCAAGTGTTGTTGGCTCAGGTTCCGGTGCTGGAGGATCAAAGCAGCAGCAAGGACATTGTTGAACTCATCCGCTCTGCTGTGGTGCTGTCCTTCTGGAGCTGGTATGTGCTGAAGTCGGAGCGTGTGCGCAAGACCTTTGTGGTCCGCTACCGAGCGGAGAGCGGCGCTGACTTTGCCGCTCAGTCGCCCGCCGCCCCACAGACATTGGCGCCCGAAGCCATCGCCGCCCACTCTGCCCAGCCCTGAACCCGGCCGGGAAAGGCCACGGCCCCGGGGCGAAAAGGCCAGGCGCGATTTGATGGGCTTGATGTAGAGGCAGCCGAGCTAGTCATTCCCCTCGGCTGAGAGCAGAGCGTAGTTGAACGCGCGGCCTTCCTCGAACTCGGCGGCGTGGCGCTGCAGATCGGCCAGGTTCTCCTCGAAGCTCATCTCGGCGTCGGGCCAGCCGTTGTCGGGGCCGAAGACATGGCGGATGTGATCGGCGCTTTCGCGCACAGCGGCGAAGTCGGCGTCGGCATGCTGGGGCGACAGCTTTTCAAGAAGGAGGCCGTCCAGCCGCACGCGCTCCGCCGGGGTGAAGTCCTTGTTCAGCAGCATCGCGTCCGCGAGTCAAGGCTGGCGGCCTGCCAGCCGCGCGCAGAGGTAGGTCCAGACAAACTGCGCGGCCGCATAACTGGTCAGTTCGGCGTGGTCGTACGGAGGCGCCACTTCCACGCAATCCATGCCGACGAAGTTGAGTTCAGGCACCAGTTCTTCGAGGATGCTGAAGACCTGGTTGCTGCTCATGCCGCCGGGCTCGGGCGTGCCGGTGCCGGGGGCGAAGGCGGGGTCCAGGCAGTCGATGTCCAGGCTCAGGTAGACGGGCGGCTGGCCGTGGGCGGCCATGCGCTCGCGTACCTGTTGCAGCAGCGGCGCCAGCTGGGCGGGGCCGTCCAGGCCGCGCAAGGCGCGGGCGTTGAAGATCAGGCCGCCCTGGTCGGCCACGTACTCGCGCGCCTCGCGCTGGCCGGCCGAGCGGATGCCGAACTGCACAAAGCACTCGGGCCGCACCAGGCCTTCCTGAATCGCCTCATAGACCCAGGTGCCGTGGCCGCTGGGCTCGCCGAAATGGTCGACCCAGGTGTCGCAGTGCGCATCGAAATGGATCACCGCCAGCGGCTGGCCCTGCTGCGCCCGGTAGGCGCGCAGCAAAGGCAGGGTGATGCTGTGGTCGCCGCCCAGCCAGACCATGTGCTGGCGCGCGATCAGCGGGGCGATCAGCGGCATCATGGCCGCGCGCATGGCCTCCAGGCTGGTGTTGGGCAGGGCCAGATCGCCGTGGTCGCTGAGCTGGCCCTCGGGCGTGGTGTCGAACAGCGGGTGGATGCCGTCGCACAGCATCTGGCTGGCCTGGC
This region of Paucibacter aquatile genomic DNA includes:
- a CDS encoding ABC transporter substrate-binding protein; translation: MAGLAPLSLALAAALLAVPALAAKPLIFCADASPEGFDPGLWDSSTTNNANRQMFQGLLAFKRGSTELVPRLATAWQMSPDAKTLTLTLRRGVQFHKAPGFTPSRAMNADDVLFTFGRFLNPEHPFNKAFPATFVYPQNMGLAQMVEGLDRVDDHTVRFRLKQANASFASNLAMVWASIHSAEYGAHLLKQGRANQINNQPVGTGPYRFKSYAKDDVLRMEPHPEYWGNKQAGALVFSISREANVRVQKLLAGECQVAAALRDVDLAALDGKPDITVMKTQALNISYLSFNLKKAPTDQREVREALDIAIDRNAIFKALFPRGDALQAVSAFPPSIPGYNSKLKNEYNPARARELLAKAGHAKGLELDLWALPVARPTNPNGQLMAQLIQQDWAKIGVKANIKTYEWGEYLKRANQGEHSVYMSGWSGETGDADEFLTPNLSCAANQSGIKFCNKEFDALIDAARATPDAKKRQAAYEKAQEIFKRERPWITMAHSAIYMPVRRDVSGFIMAPNGSVDFENVQRK
- a CDS encoding substrate-binding periplasmic protein, with translation MQMLMTMSGRACLALLLAGLAATGARAAGKDSGAMTPRFFVTEAFPPYTFMQAGQAAGPMVDVLQEVCIQLGWSCRIEVLPWRRALAMAERGQADGLFTLLDTPERRELFRASSPVLDGRYTLFARAGQAFSYTGAASLTGRQIGVYGPSGSSISLRALIDTLPSADAAQLVLEPDNLTVLRKLVSGRYGEDGLAFMNESVALWLLRENGLNGLQAAGVAKQFSYSFGLSRQRISEREFRRFNKALDELCRRGRTAELIRPYALPASPCAK
- a CDS encoding DUF3857 domain-containing protein, translating into MRACALLAVCGLFSGGNPALAQAPKAPPAGQVLQQLSGPSPSWVSEVQVPKGSASGAEQSRQGIQYLLSDVQARVDGKQRQMFRHYALKALNEKGLESAANLEIRFDPAYEQLVVHSVAVHRQGRRHERLPAVEWRVVQREKELDYLIYDGSKTAHAFLDDVRVGDVVEYAYTVSGSNPVFGDRFFGTFDLQWGSPVQRLHARLLWPAGRPLNLRPLNGAPEPRRVQRGDQQELVWHKEGQEGLQLSPDSPAWYDPYAMVQWGDFGKWSDVAAWALPLYKVPEQLPAGLRAEVKRISGLGLDAKTRTAEALRWVQREVRYLGVEVGAGSHAPNPPELVFKRRFGDCKDKTLLTLTLLHHLGVPARAALVHTQQRQALAQVLPRPSAFNHVIVRAEVDGKTYWLDPTRSSQPGPLDDLGQSSYALALVVDPSTQALTAMESGPAMWSKRQVSVRLDARAGLNEAALMEVTTQVEGLSAEQMRANLSAENAAELQQRYLNYYARYYPGIVVDRPFEVRDEQPAVNKIQVLERYRVKDFFARVEAEKRLEASLEVPELLALLQSPRDTIRNAPLALPHPQDMRHEVELLLPESWTFKNEVKEVRDRAFELSREIQGDGQRLLIRDHYRSLADHVPADATAAYAANVEKARKMLGYVVYKTDPGASAAGDQVSSESAGLNLPVLLLGGLTLALLVHLALRLYRWDPARKPGDTLSAAGEPLGGLLWLLALGILIQGGYVAYGAWSAWPAYGLQTWHMFTMPGGARYHPMMAPMLLLEMVALLAQAVGWCLLALLFFKRRASAVPVYLGYMWAVVCFATLDQVLLAQVPVLEDQSSSKDIVELIRSAVVLSFWSWYVLKSERVRKTFVVRYRAESGADFAAQSPAAPQTLAPEAIAAHSAQP
- the speB gene encoding agmatinase, with amino-acid sequence MTMSHFAFLSQNAFMGLQPAGQESGDTPFGLAGIAWDGCVTNRPGARFGPSAIRQASQMLCDGIHPLFDTTPEGQLSDHGDLALPNTSLEAMRAAMMPLIAPLIARQHMVWLGGDHSITLPLLRAYRAQQGQPLAVIHFDAHCDTWVDHFGEPSGHGTWVYEAIQEGLVRPECFVQFGIRSAGQREAREYVADQGGLIFNARALRGLDGPAQLAPLLQQVRERMAAHGQPPVYLSLDIDCLDPAFAPGTGTPEPGGMSSNQVFSILEELVPELNFVGMDCVEVAPPYDHAELTSYAAAQFVWTYLCARLAGRQP